A window of the Electrophorus electricus isolate fEleEle1 chromosome 11, fEleEle1.pri, whole genome shotgun sequence genome harbors these coding sequences:
- the sfxn4 gene encoding sideroflexin-4 isoform X2, with amino-acid sequence MDLNLEYWQSNGKTFLSRLRLWLSILDPTFILSSDADIEKARSLLRSEEKEQKNGKVDDAWLLSLSSFHTDTGSLISPIFRPQAYMPISLPLVLASFMPHKGVKPTLFWHFLLQSYSAGFNHANRNATATSEKKTTLNQSLLITGTVTYAAVAGAISAAAQVFCRSVLPIPLSAGLAAFSVLVVRSEESENGIQIFDSNGNSVGVSKEAGAKAVKETAISRATLFGTTTTVPSLLHFLLKRAKFMQRNPMLFASVRHISTVIVFGLMIPVSFSLFPQLGKIKKEHLEKELHALTSDGELFYHRGL; translated from the exons ATGGACCTCAATCTGGAATACTGGCAGAGCAACGGGAAG ACTTTCCTGAGCAGACTGCGCCTTTGGTTGAGTATTCTAGACCCTACATTCATCCTGTCATCTGAT GCTGATATTGAGAAAGCTCGCTCTCTGCTCAGGAGTGAGGAGAAGGAACAGAAGAATGGAAAA GTTGATGATGCATGGCTGCTATCTCTA TCATCTTTCCATACTGACACTGGATCATTGATTTCCCCCATCTTTCGACCTCAAG CCTACATGCCTATATCATTGCCTTTG GTTTTAGCAAGTTTTATGCCCCATAAAGGAGTCAAGCCCACCTTGTTCTGgcat TTTTTGCTTCAGAGTTACAGTGCAGGGTTCAACCATGCCAACAGGAATGCAACAGCTACATCG gaaaagaaaacgaCACTGAATCAGTCCCTTCTCATCACTGGAACAGTTACTTATGCAGCAGTTGCAGGG GCCATCAGTGCTGCAGCTCAGGTCTTCTGTAGGTCGGTGCTCCCCATCCCACTGTCAG CTGGTTTGGCTGCCTTCAGTGTGTTGGTTGTGAGAAGTGAGGAATCGGAGAATGGAATACAGATTTTTGATTCTAATGGGAATTCTGTTGGTGTCTCAAAGGAAGCTGGAGCCAAG GCTGTAAAGGAAACTGCTATATCTCGAGCAACCCTGTTTGGTACAACGACCACAGTCCCTAGCTTGCTGCATTTCCTTCTTAAGAG GGCAAAGTTCATGCAGAGGAACCCAATGCTATTTGCTTCTGTTAgacacattagtactgttatTGTTTTCGGATTGATGATCCCTGTATCCTTTAGTCTTTTTCCACAACTTGGCAAG attaaaaaggAACACCTAGAAAAAGAGTTGCATGCCTTAACAAGCGATGGAGAACTCTTTTACCACAGAGGACTGTAA
- the dennd10 gene encoding DENN domain-containing protein 10 isoform X1, whose amino-acid sequence MAESETQLMLSVGLIEKDVNADTLWVWCYPSVSAELRDVLLRKCCLTLDSLVLHTFVFGQYYRTWYYISTVDVQEPTVLKKVTHFSVVITAKDFNPEKYAAFSRVLCRMYVKHGNPVKIMEGYIAVLTKGICQSDENGSFLIRDYDVRKAYLAGSIKDVVSQFGMETIILYTALMLKKRIVIYHPRVEALLEFTRALPALAWHRKDWSILHPYVHLEDRELESLRSCTGYVAGFVDPEVTNRSDLFDVFVNLPDSEITISQHAKEAMAMGKLHKEIGHFIVQSAEDTDRADVQVIKDISVKTKEILNNLVSLAEEGQDAKLTLEMLKQRHFPPATENFLFRLAAAEQLLKI is encoded by the exons ATGGCTGAGTCCGAGACTCAGCTGATGTTGAGTGTCGGGTTGATTG AGAAGGATGTCAATGCGGACACGCTGTGGGTGTGGTGTTACCCTTCAGTAAGCGCTGAACTGCGTGATGTGCTCTTGAGAAAATGTTGTCTGACACTGGACAGTCTAGTGCtgcacacatttgtttttggaCAGTACTATCGGACTTGGTACTACATCAGCACCGTGGATGTCCAGGAGCCCACGGTCCTCAAGAAG GTTACACATTTTTCTGTAGTTATTACAGCCAAGGATTTCAACCCTGAGAAGTATGCTGCTTTCAGTCGTGTTCTGTGCAG GATGTACGTCAAGCATGGTAATCCAGTAAAAATAATGGAGGGCTACATTGCTGTCCTAACCAAGGGTATCTGCCAAAGCGATGAGAATGGTTCCTTCCTCATCAGGGATTATGATGTCAGAAAAGCCTACTTGGCCGGATCCATAAAAG ATGTAGTTTCTCAGTTTGGGATGGAAACCATCATCCTGTACACAGCGCTCATGTTGAAGAAAAGGATTGTGATCTACCACCCTCGTGTTGAGGCTCTGTTGGAGTTCACAAG AGCACTTCCTGCCTTGGCATGGCACCGAAAAGACTGGTCCATTCTGCACCCGTACGTTCACCTGGAGGACAGGGAGCTGGAGAGCCTAAGATCATGTACAG GATATGTTGCAGGCTTCGTGGATCCTGAGGTTACCAACAGATCAGATCTCTTCGATGTTTTTGTGAATCTTCCAGACAGTGAAATTACCATTTCTCAACATGCCAAAG AGGCAATGGCGATGGGAAAACTACATAAGGAGATTGGTCACTTTATCGTCCAGTCCGCAGAGGACACAGATCGTGCAGATGTCCAAGTTATCAAG GATATCTCCGTGAAGACCAAGGAGATCCTCAATAATTTGGTATCTCTTGCTGAGGAAGGGCAAGACGCAAAGTTGACTCTGGAGATGCTAAAGCAGCGACACTTCCCCCCAGCAACTGAGAATTTCCTCTTTCGCTTAGCTGCTGCCGAGCAGCTCCTGAAGATTTAA
- the sfxn4 gene encoding sideroflexin-4 isoform X3, with translation MDLNLEYWQSNGKADIEKARSLLRSEEKEQKNGKVDDAWLLSLSSFHTDTGSLISPIFRPQAYMPISLPLVLASFMPHKGVKPTLFWHFLLQSYSAGFNHANRNATATSEKKTTLNQSLLITGTVTYAAVAGALPQIILWHLQAISAAAQVFCRSVLPIPLSAGLAAFSVLVVRSEESENGIQIFDSNGNSVGVSKEAGAKAVKETAISRATLFGTTTTVPSLLHFLLKRAKFMQRNPMLFASVRHISTVIVFGLMIPVSFSLFPQLGKIKKEHLEKELHALTSDGELFYHRGL, from the exons ATGGACCTCAATCTGGAATACTGGCAGAGCAACGGGAAG GCTGATATTGAGAAAGCTCGCTCTCTGCTCAGGAGTGAGGAGAAGGAACAGAAGAATGGAAAA GTTGATGATGCATGGCTGCTATCTCTA TCATCTTTCCATACTGACACTGGATCATTGATTTCCCCCATCTTTCGACCTCAAG CCTACATGCCTATATCATTGCCTTTG GTTTTAGCAAGTTTTATGCCCCATAAAGGAGTCAAGCCCACCTTGTTCTGgcat TTTTTGCTTCAGAGTTACAGTGCAGGGTTCAACCATGCCAACAGGAATGCAACAGCTACATCG gaaaagaaaacgaCACTGAATCAGTCCCTTCTCATCACTGGAACAGTTACTTATGCAGCAGTTGCAGGG GCCCTTCCTCAAATTATACTCTGGCACCTGCAGGCCATCAGTGCTGCAGCTCAGGTCTTCTGTAGGTCGGTGCTCCCCATCCCACTGTCAG CTGGTTTGGCTGCCTTCAGTGTGTTGGTTGTGAGAAGTGAGGAATCGGAGAATGGAATACAGATTTTTGATTCTAATGGGAATTCTGTTGGTGTCTCAAAGGAAGCTGGAGCCAAG GCTGTAAAGGAAACTGCTATATCTCGAGCAACCCTGTTTGGTACAACGACCACAGTCCCTAGCTTGCTGCATTTCCTTCTTAAGAG GGCAAAGTTCATGCAGAGGAACCCAATGCTATTTGCTTCTGTTAgacacattagtactgttatTGTTTTCGGATTGATGATCCCTGTATCCTTTAGTCTTTTTCCACAACTTGGCAAG attaaaaaggAACACCTAGAAAAAGAGTTGCATGCCTTAACAAGCGATGGAGAACTCTTTTACCACAGAGGACTGTAA
- the dennd10 gene encoding DENN domain-containing protein 10 isoform X2, translated as MLSDTGQSSAAHICFWTVLSDLVLHQHRGCPGAHGPQEVITAKDFNPEKYAAFSRVLCRMYVKHGNPVKIMEGYIAVLTKGICQSDENGSFLIRDYDVRKAYLAGSIKDVVSQFGMETIILYTALMLKKRIVIYHPRVEALLEFTRALPALAWHRKDWSILHPYVHLEDRELESLRSCTGYVAGFVDPEVTNRSDLFDVFVNLPDSEITISQHAKEAMAMGKLHKEIGHFIVQSAEDTDRADVQVIKDISVKTKEILNNLVSLAEEGQDAKLTLEMLKQRHFPPATENFLFRLAAAEQLLKI; from the exons ATGTTGTCTGACACTGGACAGTCTAGTGCtgcacacatttgtttttggaCAGTACTATCGGACTTGGTACTACATCAGCACCGTGGATGTCCAGGAGCCCACGGTCCTCAAGAAG TTATTACAGCCAAGGATTTCAACCCTGAGAAGTATGCTGCTTTCAGTCGTGTTCTGTGCAG GATGTACGTCAAGCATGGTAATCCAGTAAAAATAATGGAGGGCTACATTGCTGTCCTAACCAAGGGTATCTGCCAAAGCGATGAGAATGGTTCCTTCCTCATCAGGGATTATGATGTCAGAAAAGCCTACTTGGCCGGATCCATAAAAG ATGTAGTTTCTCAGTTTGGGATGGAAACCATCATCCTGTACACAGCGCTCATGTTGAAGAAAAGGATTGTGATCTACCACCCTCGTGTTGAGGCTCTGTTGGAGTTCACAAG AGCACTTCCTGCCTTGGCATGGCACCGAAAAGACTGGTCCATTCTGCACCCGTACGTTCACCTGGAGGACAGGGAGCTGGAGAGCCTAAGATCATGTACAG GATATGTTGCAGGCTTCGTGGATCCTGAGGTTACCAACAGATCAGATCTCTTCGATGTTTTTGTGAATCTTCCAGACAGTGAAATTACCATTTCTCAACATGCCAAAG AGGCAATGGCGATGGGAAAACTACATAAGGAGATTGGTCACTTTATCGTCCAGTCCGCAGAGGACACAGATCGTGCAGATGTCCAAGTTATCAAG GATATCTCCGTGAAGACCAAGGAGATCCTCAATAATTTGGTATCTCTTGCTGAGGAAGGGCAAGACGCAAAGTTGACTCTGGAGATGCTAAAGCAGCGACACTTCCCCCCAGCAACTGAGAATTTCCTCTTTCGCTTAGCTGCTGCCGAGCAGCTCCTGAAGATTTAA
- the sfxn4 gene encoding sideroflexin-4 isoform X1 has product MDLNLEYWQSNGKTFLSRLRLWLSILDPTFILSSDADIEKARSLLRSEEKEQKNGKVDDAWLLSLSSFHTDTGSLISPIFRPQAYMPISLPLVLASFMPHKGVKPTLFWHFLLQSYSAGFNHANRNATATSEKKTTLNQSLLITGTVTYAAVAGALPQIILWHLQAISAAAQVFCRSVLPIPLSAGLAAFSVLVVRSEESENGIQIFDSNGNSVGVSKEAGAKAVKETAISRATLFGTTTTVPSLLHFLLKRAKFMQRNPMLFASVRHISTVIVFGLMIPVSFSLFPQLGKIKKEHLEKELHALTSDGELFYHRGL; this is encoded by the exons ATGGACCTCAATCTGGAATACTGGCAGAGCAACGGGAAG ACTTTCCTGAGCAGACTGCGCCTTTGGTTGAGTATTCTAGACCCTACATTCATCCTGTCATCTGAT GCTGATATTGAGAAAGCTCGCTCTCTGCTCAGGAGTGAGGAGAAGGAACAGAAGAATGGAAAA GTTGATGATGCATGGCTGCTATCTCTA TCATCTTTCCATACTGACACTGGATCATTGATTTCCCCCATCTTTCGACCTCAAG CCTACATGCCTATATCATTGCCTTTG GTTTTAGCAAGTTTTATGCCCCATAAAGGAGTCAAGCCCACCTTGTTCTGgcat TTTTTGCTTCAGAGTTACAGTGCAGGGTTCAACCATGCCAACAGGAATGCAACAGCTACATCG gaaaagaaaacgaCACTGAATCAGTCCCTTCTCATCACTGGAACAGTTACTTATGCAGCAGTTGCAGGG GCCCTTCCTCAAATTATACTCTGGCACCTGCAGGCCATCAGTGCTGCAGCTCAGGTCTTCTGTAGGTCGGTGCTCCCCATCCCACTGTCAG CTGGTTTGGCTGCCTTCAGTGTGTTGGTTGTGAGAAGTGAGGAATCGGAGAATGGAATACAGATTTTTGATTCTAATGGGAATTCTGTTGGTGTCTCAAAGGAAGCTGGAGCCAAG GCTGTAAAGGAAACTGCTATATCTCGAGCAACCCTGTTTGGTACAACGACCACAGTCCCTAGCTTGCTGCATTTCCTTCTTAAGAG GGCAAAGTTCATGCAGAGGAACCCAATGCTATTTGCTTCTGTTAgacacattagtactgttatTGTTTTCGGATTGATGATCCCTGTATCCTTTAGTCTTTTTCCACAACTTGGCAAG attaaaaaggAACACCTAGAAAAAGAGTTGCATGCCTTAACAAGCGATGGAGAACTCTTTTACCACAGAGGACTGTAA